The Pan troglodytes isolate AG18354 chromosome 19, NHGRI_mPanTro3-v2.0_pri, whole genome shotgun sequence region cacgatgaaaccctgtctctaccaaaaatacaaaagtgagttgggcatggtggtgcgtgcctgtagtcccagctactcaagaggctgaggcaggagaatcatttgaacccaggaggcggaggttgcagtgaaccaagattgtgccactgcactccagtctgggcaacaagagggagactccatctcaaaaaaaaaaaaagagagagagagagagagagcagacagAGCTCAAGGGAAGGTTTCCATTTTTCTCCAATTGCAAGTTCTTATCTGTGATGAGGAAATGTTTTGAGGACAGAGAGCTGGAAGAATGGGGAGGTGAGGGAGAGGCAGATGGGGATCAGCAAAGGAGAAAGGTGGAAACATGGCTTGGAGAAGCTGACAGTCTGCGAGGCTTGGGAGGATGGAAGAGTAGTTTGAGGTTCCTGGGTCGGGGCGTCTAAGGTGATCAATGGCAGAAACATGACACCATGGCCTGGTTTCTTCACTCAGCCGCTTGGATAGATCCCAGCGTCCAGCCTCAATCCCTTGACCTGAAAAGGAAGAGCGAATGGTCAGACGAATCcgaggaggagctggaggaggagctggagTTGGAGCGCGCCCCTGAGCCCGAGGACACCTGGGTGGTGGAGATGCTGTGTGGGCTCAAGATGAAGCTGAAGCGAAAGCGAGCATCCTCCGTGCTCCCTGAGCACCACAAGGCCTTCAACAGGCTCCTTGGTAGGAGGATACCCCAAAAAGCACCTCCAAccctgttcttttaaaaaagtggAATCTTTCAATAATCACACTTTCCCAATAAGAAGAATATGCCCTCCTGGGGGGTGAGCGCTCCATGCAGGAGGAGGATGCTTAGGAGATAGAGGATTAGGCTAGTCTTAATAAAGGTCTGCACTTGAAATAAGAAAGCTTggtttctggccaggtgcagtggctcatgcctgagatcttggtgctttgggaggctgaggcgggaggatctcttgaactcaggagtttgaagttgcaatgagctatgattgcaccactgcactccagcctggttgacaaggAAAGACCctgtcataaaataaataaaataaaataaaataaaagataaaagaaagcttGGTTGCAGCTGTACCCTCTGAAACTCTATGTCTCTTGATGACTTTTCTAAACCTAAGTGTCTCCATCCGTGGAGGGGGATAACAAGGCCATGGGCACACCCAGCTGTGACTATCTCAGGAAGCAATGATGGGAATTCTATTATGACTTCTGCAGTGGTCCCTTCCTGTCTGATGGGAGGACATCATGGCCTATTCACAGCTCTTCATCCTGTAGACTCTGACACCAAAGGCCTCCTTCGGCCTCTCCTCAGGGGAATCTCAGAGCGGGAGCCTCCCTCCTTGCCCAGTGAAagtccttctctcctctcccatcCACCTAAGCCTTGGCCACAATCCTGAGACTTCCCCCAGAGGAACACAGTTCTCCTCTCTGCTCTGTTGCTCCCACGGCAACCCTGTTCCACTTCTCACCCTGACACAGGCTCTCTTTTCACAGGGGATCCTGTCGTTCAAAAATTCCTGGCCTGGGACAAAGACCTGAGGGTGTCAGACAAGGTAAGGTTGTTCTCCACTCAACTGTGTTCCTGCTTTAACACACGTCCTGGGGAAGGGTGCAGCGTCTAAACCCAcagtttctctcctctctccctctaccATCTCCCACCTGCTGATTCCATACTCTTGGGCGCCCacgttttgatttttattttttcagaaacagggtctcgttctgttgcccaggctggaatgcagtgttgccatcatagctcactgcagcctcagcctcctgggctcaagtgatcctcccgcctcagcctctccaatagctgggactccaggcgtgagtcaccgcccCCAGCTATTCTAGGTCTTCTCATAATTTGTCAGCATCTCCCTCGGGGCTCTGGTAGCCTGTTGCATAGTTGATGGGTGGCCCCTGCCTCTGCACAGGGTCCTTTGGAATCCAGGCCCTGGGCCAGTCTTGAAACTCCTGACCCCTATCCTCTCAGATCTTTGGGACAGTCCTTTGCCCCAGCTCACCAAGATCCTCCTGACATTAGCAGCCCTAGACACACTCCCTCCAGTGATCCCATTGGAGCTCATCATCATGGGAGCATCACAGACCTCCCTCCCTCTGACTTCCCGGATTTGCAGCTGACTTTGAACACTCTCCACCCGCAAGCCCCCAATGAGCATAGTCACCCAACACTGAGGTTCCTTCTGTGATAGACAACCGCGCCCCAGCCCCTGTTCCCTTCTCTCCACCATCTTCCTCTTCCAGGATGTGaccaacctttctctctctctactccCTTCTCTCCATCAGTATCTCCTGGCTATGGTCATAGCGTATTTTAGCCGTGCCGGCCTCTTCTCGTGGCAATACCAACGCattcatttcttcctggctctgtgAGTAGTTTGCTTCTTCCCACCTGTCAATATCCAACACCCTGGGACAGTGGACTAAGTGGGATTCCAACCTTCCATCTACTTTTTTACCCTATTTCTCCTCTTTACTCTGTATATAAAAACGATAAGATTATACTATGGTGTTCTTAGTCTGttctttctaaaaacaaacacaaatgcaGTTGACAAATAGTAGAATCaaacaaaaggaaacataaaCCCGTCCTAAGGGGAAAGGAAAGCCGTGGACACGACCCTGCTCCCCAAGCAAGCAGCCATTTCTGGTTCTCTCGTCTCTCTCCTTCCCATATCAACAGCAAATGCAATTTTCCATCCTCCTTCTCCAGGTTCCCATGACAGAGGCAGAAATTCAGGTCGTCCTCGCATGACACAGATCCATCATCAAATACTCCCTGCTGGGCCTTCCTGCGAGTCCTGCCCCAAGCCAGGGGGCTTCCTAGTGCTGCCTGAATAGCTTTCCAAAGCACAGCTCCCACCCCCTCTTCACTGCCCACCTGAACAACTTCCTTAGCTGATTTGTCTCTAAATGGAGGCCCGGGTCCACAGGGCGAATTCAACCCTCTCTGCAGTCCTTCTACCACCAAACCTGCCCACCATCTTCATCTTTCCTTGTTTGCTTTCGCCACTCCTTCCAAATGCCCTCCACTCCATTttgattttgtgttttctgtctggGTGTCCTGCACACATGTGGATCTGAAGGGAATGACCCATTCCTTAAAGTCAGTTCAACCCCACAGCCTTTGCGATGCCTCCCCTGATCTTCCAGCTTCTGCACGCCCACAGCACTTTAGTGACATCCTAGGATAATGTGACATTTTGGATTCGTTTATCTGCCCTCCTTTTCCCCAAACCCATCAGAGTAGACCCCTGTTGAAGGCAGGGTCTTGTCAGAAtatcaaagtttttgtttttgtttttaccagacagagacttgctctgtccctcaggctggagtgcagtagccagatcatagctcaccgcagcctccatctcctaggctctagtgatgctcccacctcagcctcctgagtagctgggactacaggtggatgccaccacGTCTAGCcagtttttatgatttttagtagagatgacgttttgctatgtcacccaggctgttctggaactcctgggttctcacctcagcctctcagagtgctggtattatagacatgagccacccaaTCAgccaaaatatcaaagtattccTGAAACACTCAGCACAATGCTTTTCATTTTGCAAGTGCTCATGTTATATTGACTCTATGGAATAATTCATATGGCATTTGCCTATAAGAtaaatctttccttctttccttcattcattcatgtattcatttattcaacaaaaccTTATGAAGTTCATCATATGTGCCAGGGAATAGGAAGGATGGGAAGGGAGAGTTCACAGCAATGCTTGTTGAATTAATGCACCAAGATAAACAAAGCCCTCTAGTGGCCTTTTGGTAGGTGAGAGATGATTTACAGAAACACACCAGTCAGTTCCTGTCCTTGGGGGCACTTATGATGGAGGGGGAAGACAGGTGTGTGCATACATGACAAGGAAGGGGGGTGTGGGAGGAACAGGGATGGGGACTAGGATGAGGTGACGTCATCTGTCTTGTATAAGGATGGCAGGACACATCCTTAGGATAAGACTTGGGTTGTTTTTAAATTCAGAGGGGGTCTTGCCATATTACCCAGACTGGTccctaactcctggcctccagggatcctcctgcctggactcccaaagtgctgggattccaagcaAGAGCCACCACTTGGATCATCTCCTTCCTGAAGGTGTGAGAGGCGCCCTTAGCAGGTCTCTGTCCAGCGGGGCCTCCTGAGGAAGGCAGGGCTCTCTGCAGGGTGGCTGTTGGTGCTGAGCTGAGGAAGGtcccctgccttcctctctgaGAGGCTGCCCTCAGGCAGGGGTCCCTCCTGGTGGGGCCCCTGAGCAGCAACCTGATCTCTCTCCCCAGCTACGTGGCCAGTGACATGGAGGAGGACAACCAGGCCCCGAAACAAGAcatcttctcctttctctacgGGAAGAACTACTCCCAGCGACCCTTGTTCCATAAGCTTCGATACCAGCTCCTCTGTTCCATGCGCTGGAGGACGTGGGTTTCCccagaggagatggaggaggtagGTGGGGCCATatgaggaggtgggggtggggagggatggggtggattggaggctggaggagggcagAGAGGGGTCTTCCTGGGGAATCCCTGGCTTCTCAAGTGGTGTGTGTTTTTCCAGATCCAGGCTTATGACCCAGAGCACTGGGTGTGGGCCCGAGATCGCACCCTCATTTCCTAGAGCTCCGGGGACATGGAGGCCTGAGGTCATCGGCCTGAGGGAAGGTACGTGTGTATCCTCCAGGGTAAAGGCAGAATATTCTCATCTATAAGAAAATCCAAGGAACTCAACTGCTTGATCCGGCttcaagcctggtcaacatggcgacaccccatctccacaaaaatacaaaaattagccgggcgtcctggtgggcgcctctagtccccactactcaggagcctgaggcggaAGGAACACCAGAGCCCcggaggtcggggctgcagtgagctgtgattctgccactgcactccagccgggacgacagagtgacactctttCTCAAAAATGAGAATACTACCTAGGTCCAGGGAGGTTCATTATGGTTGATACACTTGAGTTACTGATTTGGGGAAAGCATTCAGTGAAGATTTGGTTGACATCTTGTGCAGCTAACCACATTTAGGACCAAGCATTAGACTAAAACCTGAGAGATTAAGGTTGGGGATTAGGAATCTGGTCTGCTGGTTCCTGAGGTTGTCGCGTTAGACATGTTTGTAGCATGGTTAAAAGTTTAGATCTTAAGCAATATAAAGGGCCCCAAGTGTGATGAAGTCCAAAGCACGTCCTCCAAGGGTGCTGTACTCCCTGGGTGGACCCACCCAAAGTCCTTGTTATGAAGCAGATCACTGGGGCTAACCTTGGGTATATTAAGTGATTTTTGGAGTCAAGCTCACCAAAGTGTGAGTACCAGAATCAAAAATGATGGTTCAGAATCAGGGTTTACAATAAAGGGTTAGAGATAAAATCGGATTTATATATTGCTCTGAACTCTAGTTAGGATTGACGTGGGATGGGAATAACCTTCCTATCTAGAGATCTCCCTCCTTGACGTGTGGCAAGAGGATCTCTCACTTCCAGAACACTGGGCCCAGGGGAGATGGGAATTTTCAGCAGGAAGTTTATCGCGACGCTAATGCCAGACaccaggaagggagagaggagccTCCTGTGCAGATCATCTAGAAGAAGCTGGACTCTTCTAGAAGGGGCAAAATAGAGTGACCAGGTTTTCCTCCTAGGAGCCATGGAGGTATTTCTAGGAGTCAGTGGAGGGAAAGTGAGAAACCAGGGGTGTTTCTGGTTCCACCCCTTCCTGCGGCAAAACCTCCCTTTTCACATTGCTGAATCCCAGCCTCCCTTGGGCTGGAAGCTGGAGTTCCTGTTTCCTATGGACTTGGTTGCCACAGTCCAGAGCATTTGAAGGCACAGCGCAGGCACTCAGATTGTCACGGAATTCtttgtaaaatatgaaattactgCCATAGGATTTTAAGAGATAGTTTAATAGATACTGTacattttattggtttatttttcaaatgttggcCATAGAATTATTACTAGGTTGATTTAAAATAGTTTGGGGTTTTTGGAGTTTTGAAAACATGCTGTTCCTATAGAGTTCTCTGACGGttgttatatacacataaatataattgagttttcatttttaagagagGATTCTTTTTATCgtaaatgttttctctttaaatCGTTTTCTCTATTATTAAATGTGCTCCTGAAGCGAGCGCTCTTGTTATCTATGATACCGACCTAATATATCCATTATATTTATAGCCAGGTGGTAGTTCCCCTACATTCCTGtaaatagaaatgtttattttctgtttactgtTTGTTACTGAATTGTGAGAATTCAGTTGTGATTTTTAACATGCCTTCCATATATACTAACATGTccaatatatactatacattttatttgtttattttgaaaatgatggGCATGGCATTATTACTACATTTATTTAACTAGTTTAGAAatacaagtattttttaaaagacactgtTCTTATGAAGTTGTGTGATGGGTGTTACACCtgttatatacacatagatatcattctgttttcatttgtaagaGAGGATTCTTTTTAtcctaaaagttttatttttaaatctttttatctgTTATTACATGTGCTGCTGAAGGGAGCACTGTTATGACCTAGAGTAGTTAcataatatatctattatatttatAGCTAGGTGGCATTTCCCCGAaattcttgtaaaaataaatttttatttgatgttgAGTGTTTGTTATTGAACTGTGAGAATTCAGACGTAATTTTTTAGCTTGTATTGAAAGGTTTGTATGTTACTTTAAAGAGGACATGTGTTTGAAAGGAGGACAGGAGCTGTGTGTTTCAAAGAGGACAGTGCACTGCGCTACCTGGGAAAATGCAATAAAGATGAAGTTTTCTCATCTTCACAACGACTGTGACCATATTGGTCTGGATTGCTTATTTGTTGTCCAATGACATTTTTGTTTAATGCGGTTTTAGTTATTTGAACAAATCTATTAACCCTGGAAAATAATGctgaatctttttgtttgtttgtttgtttgtttgtttttgagatggagtcttgctctgtcacccaggctggagtgcagtggcgcaatctcggctcactgaaagctccacctcctgtgttcacgccattctcctgcctcagcctcccaagtagctgggactacaggcacaggccaccatgcttggctaattttttgtatttttagcagaaacggggtttcaccgtgttagtcaggatggtcttgatctcccgacctcgtgagccatccgcctcagcctcccaaagtgctgggattacaggcgtgagccacctcccctggccctttattttattttattttattttattttattttattttatttattaatttatttgagacaaggatCTTGTCCCATtccccaggctgaaatgcagtggctcaatctcggctcactgcaacctccacctcccaagttcaagcaattctctcgtctcagcctcctgagaagctgggattaaaggcgcctgccaccacgcccagctaatttctgtatttttagtagaggcaccatttcaccatgttggccgggctggtctccaactcctgacctcaggtggtccgtccccctcggccacccaaagtgctaggattacaggtgtgagacactgcattGCATTCAGCCCATACAGTAAAACTATTTATGAGAGGAGGGAAGTATCTCGGGTTAGTTAGTAGACATCAAATCACTGAAGTCAATGAACTCTGAGGAGATGCTTGACAGACACACAAGataaggaggaggaggttgcaaagTGTTGATGTTTGTGTAACCACAAGCATGGCTGAGCCTAGAATGCAATTACTATTCCAGCACATGGAACCGTGAAGCTATTGTTACAGATTACCTTCATTCTAGGACCCTCGTGTCACCAATACCATAAACCACATGCAAATGAGGCAAGTAAGATCTGGGAGGAATCTGAGAAGCGTTTGTGCAATGTCCAGGGGTCAACTTATAATGGGATGAACTTAGGGAGTTAACAAGAGTCTGCACTGACCCTGAACACTCCAAACATTCTTgggatggccaggcacagtggctcatgcctgtcatttcagcactttgggaggcccaggtgggcagatggtttgagcccagaagttcaagagcagcctgggcaacatggcgaaacacacctctataaaaatacaaaactgggcctggcacggtggctcaagcctgtaatcccagcactttgggaaacttagccaggtgtggtggtacacacctgcagtcccagctacccaggaggctgaggtgggaggattgcttgggcctgggaggtcgaggctgcatgagccgtgatcataccactggactccagcctgggcaacagagcaggaccctgtctcaaaaaaaaaaaattcaaaacattctTGGGGACTGCAGGTCTGTTGTATCTATCTGCCAATGATGTAGTCACAGGGTAAACAGACCAAATATTGCCCACATCTCCTGTTTAGTGCCATCTCTGCTGTTAGAGAATCCCAAGCCTAGAAGGAGGGAAAGCTAATTCTTCTGCTGACTTGGTGAATCTGCCTGTGTGACTGGCTATTGGTCAGCCTGCCATGGATTGCTGCCTGAGTTGCCTTCCTGTCCCTTGCTGCATCCAATGAGGGTCCAACCAATCCACTCAAAAGTATTAGGATGAGTAGCAGTAAGCATGAAAAATACAGGATTACTTTCCAGACTACATAAAGACCttctataaatcaataaaaatgcaaagcaaCTTGATGTTTAAAATGCGCATGAAACATGAACAGGAGACTCTCAGAAGAAGAAATGGCTGTATACAGATGAGTAACTTCACCTATCAGACTGGCAAAATTTAAGAGATTGGTAATATACCATGTTAGTgagtgtcttagtcagtttgtTCTGTTCTAACAAATTCTCATAGACTGGGaaacttaaaacatttctttctcacatttctggaggctgagaagtccaagatcaaggtgccaggacaggcagtgtctggtgagggcccatttgCTGGTTTGCAGACTGGAAatcttaaacatttctttctcatagttctagaggccaggaagtccaagatcaaggtgccaggagAAGCAGCATCTGCTGAAAGTCAGCTtgctggtttgcagatggctgtcttcctGTTGctccctcacatggcagagagcaaagagagagaaagcaagctgtCTCTTTTGTTAAAAGGGCACTAAAGCTATCATGAGGGTACCACCCTTAGGAGCTAATACATCCCAAAGGCTCTATATCCAAGTACAATTATATTGGAGATTAGggtttgatatggtttgtctgtgtccccatgcaaatctcaacttgaattgtatctcccagaattcccacatgtcatgagagggacccaggCAGAGGTAATTGAATTGTGGCAgccggtctttcctgtgctattctcctgatagtgaataagtctcagcagatctgatgggtttatcaggagtttccactcttgcttccctttcattttctcctgccgccaccatgtaagaagtgcctgtcacctcccgccatgactcaggcctcccagccatgtggaactgtaagtccaattaaacctctttttcttttcagacttggatatgtctttatcagcagcaagaaaacggactaagacagggtttcaacatatgaattttgaggggggGCACAGATTCAGTTCACAGCAGTGAGGATGCAGGGAAATGAAGACTCTCTACGCTTTGGGTTGGAATTTAAACTTGTAAATTAGACTTGTAAAGTCTTCAGAGACTCACATATGACTTGCGAGATCAAGGCTGTGTTCTGGCAGGTCTCTCACCATTggcaaaaaaaaaccagaaaagtaTCATTCCCATTGAATATCCTGCTACATAATGAATTTTCACATTGAACATTTAATTTCCCATTTAAATAAACCCATCTGGAATTTGATTTctatatgtgtttcttttttccaaataattagctagttatcccagcaccatttgtggcATAATCTATACTTTCCCCACTGGGATATGCCATAATAGCATATAATGCATTCCTATAGAAACTTGAGActctttctggattttctattctgtttattGTATCAAGGATCATAAACTGGGTCCCTGTACCCCATTTCAGGGCTCCAGATGTGTTTTTgatcttgttttggtttttgtcagAAGTGTGTTTGAATATTGGGAATTTTCATGCCTTTAGGCAGCTCACAAAGTCAGGGCTATCTTAGAGCAAGGTACTTGCCCAAGCCCTTAGAGCACTTGAGGATTTTGCCTGGAGTGGCACTAGCAACATGCTGTTTTAACACTTTCACCTTAGAACACATTTTGGTGTCTGGCAGTGGACATTCCCTCTCATTCTTCTTTTGTGATAGTTCCTTAAGTACTCAGTTCTCTAGATGAACTTTTACATTGTTTTGTCCACATCTGTGGGGAAAAAACCTCTCTG contains the following coding sequences:
- the SPDYE4 gene encoding speedy protein E4 is translated as MASGQARPPFEEESPQPSTTVRSPEVVVDDEVPGPSAAWIDPSVQPQSLDLKRKSEWSDESEEELEEELELERAPEPEDTWVVEMLCGLKMKLKRKRASSVLPEHHKAFNRLLGDPVVQKFLAWDKDLRVSDKYLLAMVIAYFSRAGLFSWQYQRIHFFLALYVASDMEEDNQAPKQDIFSFLYGKNYSQRPLFHKLRYQLLCSMRWRTWVSPEEMEEIQAYDPEHWVWARDRTLIS